Within the Centropristis striata isolate RG_2023a ecotype Rhode Island chromosome 23, C.striata_1.0, whole genome shotgun sequence genome, the region ttttctgtcttgtcaAAGGCCTTGATGATCATTCTCTCCTACTGGATGTGAGAACCAGATGAAACAGCCTCTTCCTGATGGTGGAGAGCTTCATAGAACAATACCCTGCCATCCAGGTTGCTTTGAGGGACCCACGCATCAAGAAGGCTATGGACAGAGACAGGTATAGAACATTGATGTAAAAAGTTGTGATATAaccagtgaaaaaaataaattgcactTCTGCTGACATAAAACATTCTGTACCATGTTGCACTTTGGACATTAGCAAGTGTGAGGACTTTGTGGACACCATGAAGGTCCTTTACACATCCACAATTGCAGTGTCATCTGATAAGAGTGCCACTGCTGGGCAGATCCTCCCCATCCTGGACAAACTGAAGACCAAGTTTGAGGTGAAAGATGATGATTCTGCATTCAAGAGAGCCATCAAGGAAAAGGTCTGGGCAGACCTCTCCCATCCTTACTCAGTATGTACTTAATTAATACTTTCAATtgattgatcattttgttaatCATCAACTTAATGGTGCAATTATTCATACTTAAAATGCATTATccaaatgtttatgtttaatgttgataggaggaaaaaaacaaagagcttTGACAGTTCCTTGAGGAGGCTACTGCTCTTGATCCTcgtttcaaagtaaaagttcaTGATGAGGCTGTTTGGACCCGCAGAGAGAATGCAGCTGTAGCcctcttaaccctttggagttttgcgctatttgtttggtttttgactctttttcattctgtctctatatgcaacttaaataatgatcaccatacCATGCtagtatcatctttttcagcacaacctcacctcattattattttgtcattttgacttactggatcaacattttgaaacacaaaaaaacacacacaaaaaaaacaaaaaaacacattacgtACAAAATTAcgtaaaacacaaataaaaaagacacaaaaaattaaaaaaattactaaaaaacacataaaaaccacgaaaaatttttagaaaaacaaacaaataacacaaaaaaataacaaaaaacacacaaaaaatacaaaaatgacaaaaaaaacacaaaaaaatatttaaaaaactaaacaaaacaaaaaaaaacacaaaaaacacacaaaaataccccaaaagcatacaaaaaaacagtaaacacaaaacattgcaTTAAATATGTTGAAACCCACAATTGCAAAATtggaaaaattattttacacttggttgtggtgatttttacctttgctgaaaaagtgTTGACGTgctaaatgggacatggaaacttgtggaaaagccaaaacttcagttttcagagttcagctgacagcagggctccatgctgctgacGTTTTTAAgtcatgacgtcatgaagaagtcgagcTCCgacgctttcgtggactccagagagttaagtGGAGACAAGATTTGTTCATTGTGATTGTAATGTGGACAACTGGACATATGTGTTCTGTTCTAATacaatcattttaattacttgttGTGTATGCTCAGGGCCGGAGTGGGGCCACTTTTCAGCCCTGGAATTTCGGGCCCAAGACCGGCCCACTTTTTCCATGGTAGTGGAAATTGGATAAATGAAGCAACAGTTCAGCTCTTACTatcctgtagttttttttattaataccatggttcaacagataatgtaaaggttaaataataatCCACTTAAGATGAgaagttaacaaaaaatatttcactattCCACAAGGATACAGTaggttgataaattaacaaaagcataaaata harbors:
- the LOC131962324 gene encoding uncharacterized protein LOC131962324 — its product is MVESFIEQYPAIQVALRDPRIKKAMDRDSKCEDFVDTMKVLYTSTIAVSSDKSATAGQILPILDKLKTKFEVKDDDSAFKRAIKEKVWADLSHPYSVCT